A window of the Zootoca vivipara chromosome 14, rZooViv1.1, whole genome shotgun sequence genome harbors these coding sequences:
- the HDHD3 gene encoding haloacid dehalogenase-like hydrolase domain-containing protein 3: MLKLRLLTWDVKDTLLRLRVPVGESYSAEARAYGVQVQAEALTQSFRQAYRAQSLRFPNYGSDRGLSSKQWWMDVVMETFRLSGAHSEEAIQPIAEKLYRDYSSARNWELLSGARHTLQQCQRMGVPMAVISNFDRRLQEVLTHCGLRQHFEFVLTSEEVGFAKPDKRIFLEALHIAGVSPQLAAHVGDDYVNDYKAAREAGMHSFLYTAGCQPPEKDAEVPSAHILPSLMQLPSLIEKG, from the coding sequence ATGCTGAAGCTTCGGCTCTTGACGTGGGACGTGAAGGACACCCTCCTACGCCTCCGTGTCCCCGTGGGCGAGAGCTACTCTGCTGAGGCCCGGGCCTATGGCGTCCAGGTGCAGGCCGAAGCCCTCACCCAGTCTTTCCGCCAAGCCTACAGGGCCCAAAGCCTGCGTTTCCCCAACTATGGCTCAGACAGAGGCCTCAGCTCCAAGCAGTGGTGGATGGATGTTGTCATGGAGACGTTCCGGCTCTCCGGTGCCCACAGCGAGGAGGCCATCCAGCCCATTGCGGAGAAACTCTACCGGGATTACAGCAGCGCTCGCAACTGGGAGTTGCTCTCGGGCGCCAGGCACACTCTGCAGCAGTGCCAGAGGATGGGGGTCCCCATGGCCGTCATCTCCAACTTTGACCGGAGGCTGCAGGAAGTGCTGACCCACTGCGGCCTCCGCCAGCACTTCGAGTTTGTCCTGACCTCGGAAGAAGTGGGCTTTGCCAAGCCGGACAAGCGGATTTTCCTGGAGGCGCTCCACATCGCAGGGGTGTCTCCTCAGCTGGCAGCCCACGTGGGGGACGACTACGTGAACGACTACAAGGCAGCGAGGGAGGCAGGGATGCACAGTTTTCTGTATACAGCAGGTTGCCAGCCTCCCGAGAAGGATGCAGAGGTGCCCAGTGCCCACATCCTACCATCACTGATGCAGCTGCCGTCCCTTATAGAGAAGGGCTAA
- the BSPRY gene encoding B box and SPRY domain-containing protein isoform X1 has protein sequence MAQAPGAGERRPLGETPSPGERRPQAGGACPEHAQDLAWFCCTERRLVCAQCPVQGGCQDHRVRPLAEEAAERRNKIVDECEKLQLQSATIAKFATEVLPEKKKRVVTVASSAREVLIQRLNLVRSVCESEEQRLLDVAHSEEERAHQNILTQQVHWNESLRKLDALRTYMVTMITSTDDGGLVQAEEEIFERTEEAEGILKPQESEKLDFNPWCLQSPLVSRLWALAVLCRASDEVHVDEKTVSPLLRLSEDKRTLTFSPRKASRPDPGGPARFDHWPNALAEESFCSGVHAWRVRVAKSGAYKLGISYGSLERKGAGPEARLGCNASSWVFSRYGTEFQFSHNGRHQAVEMLKCPAEIGVLVDLDAGEVLFFDPDSCAILHMHQEAFAGPIYPALAVADQSLSLM, from the exons ATGGCTCAGGCACCGGGAGCGGGGGAACGCCGCCCCCTCGGGGAGACCCCAAGCCCCGGTGAGCGGCGTCCCCAGGCTGGAGGCGCCTGCCCGGAGCACGCCCAGGATCTGGCTTGGTTCTGTTGCACCGAGAGGCGGCTCGTCTGCGCCCAGTGCCCCGTCCAGGGCGGCTGCCAGGACCACAGGGTGCGCCCGTTGGCCGAGGAGGCAGCCGAGAGGAGG aACAAAATAGTGGACGAGTGTGAAAAGCTTCAGCTCCAGAGTGCCACAATTGCCAAATTTGCCACAGAGGTgttgccagagaagaagaagcgTGTTGTG ACTGTGGCCAGCAGTGCCCGGGAAGTCCTGATCCAGCGCCTGAACCTTGTGAGGAGCGTGTGTGAGAGCGAGGAGCAGCGGCTGCTGGATGTGGCCCACTCAGAGGAGGAGCGTGCCCACCAGAACATCCTCACCCAGCAGGTCCACTGGAACGAATCACTGCGGAAACTGGACGCCCTCCGGACTTACATGGTGACCATGATCACCAGCACAGATGATGGTGGCCTGGTG CAAGCAGAGGAGGAAATCTTTGAGAG GACAGAGGAAGCTGAAGGAATACTGAAGCCCCAGGAGTCAGAAAAGCTGGACTTTAACCCATGGTGCCTCCAGAGTCCATTAGTGAGCCGGTTGTGGGCCTTAGCTGTTCTCTGTCGGGCCTCAG ATGAAGTCCACGTGGATGAGAAAACAGTGAGCCCCCTCTTGCGGCTCTCGGAGGACAAGAGAACGTTGACCTTTAGCCCCAGGAAAGCCAGCAGGCCTgaccctggtggcccggcgcggTTTGACCACTGGCCCAACGCCTTGGCCGAGGAATCATTCTGCTCAGGGGTCCATGCCTGGAGAGTCCGGGTGGCCAAAAGCGGCGCTTACAAGCTGGGCATCTCCTATGGCTCCCTGGAGCGCAAGGGGGCTGGGCCCGAAGCCCGCCTGGGTTGCAACGCTTCCTCCTGGGTTTTCTCCCGCTATGGCACCGAGTTCCAGTTTTCCCACAATGGCCGACACCAGGCAGTGGAGATGCTCAAGTGCCCAGCTGAGATCGGAGTCTTGGTGGACCTGGATGCTGGAGAGGTGCTGTTTTTTGACCCGGATTCCTGCGCCATTCTGCACATGCACCAGGAAGCCTTTGCCGGCCCCATCTACCCAGCCTTGGCCGTGGCAGATCAGAGCCTCTCTCTGATGTGA
- the BSPRY gene encoding B box and SPRY domain-containing protein isoform X2 translates to MAQAPGAGERRPLGETPSPGERRPQAGGACPEHAQDLAWFCCTERRLVCAQCPVQGGCQDHRVRPLAEEAAERRNKIVDECEKLQLQSATIAKFATEVLPEKKKRVVTVASSAREVLIQRLNLVRSVCESEEQRLLDVAHSEEERAHQNILTQQVHWNESLRKLDALRTYMVTMITSTDDGGLVQAEEEIFERTEEAEGILKPQESEKLDFNPWCLQSPLVSRLWALAVLCRASEQMKSTWMRKQ, encoded by the exons ATGGCTCAGGCACCGGGAGCGGGGGAACGCCGCCCCCTCGGGGAGACCCCAAGCCCCGGTGAGCGGCGTCCCCAGGCTGGAGGCGCCTGCCCGGAGCACGCCCAGGATCTGGCTTGGTTCTGTTGCACCGAGAGGCGGCTCGTCTGCGCCCAGTGCCCCGTCCAGGGCGGCTGCCAGGACCACAGGGTGCGCCCGTTGGCCGAGGAGGCAGCCGAGAGGAGG aACAAAATAGTGGACGAGTGTGAAAAGCTTCAGCTCCAGAGTGCCACAATTGCCAAATTTGCCACAGAGGTgttgccagagaagaagaagcgTGTTGTG ACTGTGGCCAGCAGTGCCCGGGAAGTCCTGATCCAGCGCCTGAACCTTGTGAGGAGCGTGTGTGAGAGCGAGGAGCAGCGGCTGCTGGATGTGGCCCACTCAGAGGAGGAGCGTGCCCACCAGAACATCCTCACCCAGCAGGTCCACTGGAACGAATCACTGCGGAAACTGGACGCCCTCCGGACTTACATGGTGACCATGATCACCAGCACAGATGATGGTGGCCTGGTG CAAGCAGAGGAGGAAATCTTTGAGAG GACAGAGGAAGCTGAAGGAATACTGAAGCCCCAGGAGTCAGAAAAGCTGGACTTTAACCCATGGTGCCTCCAGAGTCCATTAGTGAGCCGGTTGTGGGCCTTAGCTGTTCTCTGTCGGGCCTCAG AACAGATGAAGTCCACGTGGATGAGAAAACAGTGA